In Gemmatimonadota bacterium, a single genomic region encodes these proteins:
- the ssb gene encoding single-stranded DNA-binding protein has protein sequence MSRSLNKVTLIGNLGADPEVRSTTNGGRVATLSVATGRQWKNQSGEKQEKTEWHRVVLWNNKGSNLADIAERYCKKGDKVYIEGAIEYRNWQDREGQTRYTTEIQARELIMLSGRGGAEGESFAPSKASAAAASAPQKSESFDDFPEALDAEDDDLPF, from the coding sequence ATGAGCCGCAGTCTGAACAAAGTGACCTTGATTGGCAACCTCGGCGCCGATCCCGAGGTGCGCAGTACGACGAATGGGGGCCGGGTGGCCACCCTCTCGGTTGCAACCGGACGCCAGTGGAAGAACCAGAGCGGGGAGAAGCAGGAAAAGACGGAGTGGCATAGGGTTGTGCTCTGGAACAACAAGGGCTCAAATCTTGCTGACATTGCTGAACGCTATTGTAAGAAGGGCGACAAGGTCTACATCGAAGGCGCCATCGAGTACCGGAACTGGCAGGATCGCGAGGGGCAAACTCGGTACACCACCGAGATCCAAGCCCGAGAGCTGATCATGTTGTCCGGACGCGGCGGTGCCGAGGGTGAGTCCTTCGCGCCTTCGAAGGCGAGTGCTGCGGCCGCATCGGCGCCGCAGAAATCGGAATCCTTCGACGATTTTCCGGAGGCTCTTGATGCCGAGGACGACGATCTTCCGTTCTAA
- the rimI gene encoding ribosomal-protein-alanine N-acetyltransferase — protein MGGRPKRRLDGRRSMAGLWLTRPATLADAAGIAEAERLCFGDPWSAAGIAELFENEAVAARVALAGGLEMRLAGYAFARVIAGEAEILNIAVLPLYRRQGVGRRLLDSVVAAVIAGGAVEVFLEVRESNTSARFLYEGRGFRAVGFRTDYYRKPRENAVIMRSDLRSAVK, from the coding sequence ATGGGCGGCCGGCCGAAGCGCAGGCTCGATGGGAGAAGGTCCATGGCCGGGCTCTGGCTGACTCGACCGGCGACCCTCGCTGACGCGGCCGGGATCGCCGAGGCGGAGCGACTCTGCTTCGGTGATCCGTGGAGCGCGGCTGGGATCGCGGAACTGTTCGAAAATGAGGCGGTAGCGGCCCGGGTGGCGTTGGCAGGTGGCCTGGAAATGCGCCTTGCAGGATACGCCTTTGCACGGGTGATCGCGGGGGAGGCCGAGATTCTGAACATCGCGGTGCTACCCTTGTATCGGCGGCAGGGGGTTGGTCGGCGGTTGCTCGACTCGGTGGTGGCCGCGGTGATCGCCGGCGGAGCCGTCGAGGTATTCCTCGAGGTTCGGGAGTCCAATACATCCGCCCGGTTTCTGTACGAAGGGCGGGGTTTCCGGGCGGTCGGCTTCCGGACCGATTACTATCGGAAGCCCCGAGAAAACGCCGTCATCATGCGATCGGATCTCCGTTCTGCGGTTAAATGA
- the tsaB gene encoding tRNA (adenosine(37)-N6)-threonylcarbamoyltransferase complex dimerization subunit type 1 TsaB: MLPAATTGRSARSRLGGPHQRRRVARRVARPGRRLGRAADLAGPAGPRHRARSSLVRGRPVIALAVDTSTDRLSVAGTAGDRVVERVAVGARRHAALLVPLVTEVLADLGVRIGQLTDIAVSDGPGSFTGLRVGAAWVKGVCRGRDVRVWAASTLLVRAVVADGAGVVVGLGSALRGESYAAVYRMSHRGGPIQTLLGPAVLAGGQPLGADLVPDVVVSDFLVGQGVGFDWAVRSRLIGPPEGFPTAGALLGLVGRPGGARVVADLPGWEPDYGRPAEAQARWEKVHGRALADSTGDPR; encoded by the coding sequence TTGTTACCGGCTGCGACAACCGGACGAAGCGCGCGATCTCGACTGGGAGGGCCTCACCAGCGGCGACGTGTTGCTCGTCGAGTGGCCCGACCGGGCCGGCGCCTGGGCCGCGCCGCCGACCTGGCGGGTCCGGCTGGGCCACGCCACCGAGCCCGATCGTCGCTGGTTCGAGGTCGTCCGGTGATTGCTCTGGCCGTTGATACCAGTACCGATCGCCTGTCGGTGGCGGGAACGGCCGGTGACCGGGTGGTCGAGCGGGTGGCGGTTGGAGCCCGACGCCACGCTGCGCTGCTGGTGCCGCTGGTCACCGAGGTTCTGGCCGACCTCGGCGTCCGCATCGGACAACTCACCGACATTGCCGTGAGTGACGGGCCGGGTAGTTTCACGGGGCTTCGGGTCGGGGCGGCCTGGGTCAAGGGCGTGTGCCGAGGCCGGGATGTCAGGGTCTGGGCGGCCTCCACGCTGTTAGTCCGCGCGGTCGTCGCCGACGGGGCCGGGGTGGTCGTTGGCCTTGGCTCGGCGCTCCGGGGTGAGTCCTACGCGGCGGTCTATCGGATGAGTCACCGGGGGGGCCCAATCCAGACCCTGCTTGGGCCGGCGGTGCTAGCCGGCGGCCAGCCACTCGGGGCCGACCTGGTGCCCGACGTGGTTGTGAGCGACTTTCTGGTGGGACAGGGGGTCGGCTTTGACTGGGCCGTGCGGAGCCGTCTGATTGGTCCGCCGGAAGGATTTCCCACGGCCGGGGCCTTGTTAGGCCTGGTGGGTCGTCCGGGCGGCGCCAGGGTGGTGGCCGATCTCCCGGGCTGGGAACCGGATTATGGGCGGCCGGCCGAAGCGCAGGCTCGATGGGAGAAGGTCCATGGCCGGGCTCTGGCTGACTCGACCGGCGACCCTCGCTGA
- the tsaE gene encoding tRNA (adenosine(37)-N6)-threonylcarbamoyltransferase complex ATPase subunit type 1 TsaE translates to MELVSETELMAKGRALAGQLEPGAVVWLEGDLGAGKTTLVKAIAEALGVAGGATSPTYALVHRYAGRRGPVVHVDCYRLRQPDEARDLDWEGLTSGDVLLVEWPDRAGAWAAPPTWRVRLGHATEPDRRWFEVVR, encoded by the coding sequence GTGGAATTGGTGTCGGAGACCGAGCTCATGGCCAAAGGCCGCGCCCTGGCCGGCCAACTCGAGCCGGGCGCGGTGGTCTGGTTGGAAGGCGACCTTGGGGCGGGGAAGACGACTCTGGTGAAAGCCATCGCCGAGGCCCTCGGGGTCGCCGGCGGCGCCACCAGTCCAACCTATGCCCTCGTGCACCGCTATGCCGGGCGCCGCGGTCCGGTCGTGCACGTCGATTGTTACCGGCTGCGACAACCGGACGAAGCGCGCGATCTCGACTGGGAGGGCCTCACCAGCGGCGACGTGTTGCTCGTCGAGTGGCCCGACCGGGCCGGCGCCTGGGCCGCGCCGCCGACCTGGCGGGTCCGGCTGGGCCACGCCACCGAGCCCGATCGTCGCTGGTTCGAGGTCGTCCGGTGA
- the uvrB gene encoding excinuclease ABC subunit UvrB — MPRFEVQAPFAPAGDQPQAIAALTAGLMAGQKYQTLLGVTGSGKTMTLAHVLANYGKPTLVLSHNKTLAAQLYGELKQFMPNNAVEYFVSYYDYYQPEAYVPSTDMYIEKDASINEDIESLRLRATSSLMERDDVVIVATVSAIYGLGDPATYRRMMLTLKQGEEKGRDGILADLVAIQYHRNDVSFEPGTFRVRGDTVEIYPAYDEQAVRVELWGDTIERISKIDPLTGRTIAQLETSAIWPATQYVTERPNVERAVKLIRAELAERLAEFRAAGKLLEAQRLESRTNFDIDMFLEIGTCPGIENYSRPLSDRRPGERPACLLDYFPADYLVVVDESHATIPQIGGMFNGDQARKKTLVEYGFRLPSALDNRPQTFEEFQSLVPQLIMVSATPGDFELGISAGHVVEQIIRPTYLVDPLVEVRPVKGQVDDLLEEIRKRVKVSERVLVTTLTKRMSEDLTDYLQQVGVRVRYLHSDIDTIERIEILRGLRLGDFDVLVGINLLREGLDLPEVSLVAILDADHEGFLRSDRSLIQTVGRAARNLSGLGIFYADRMTGSMQRALDEMDRRRKRQLEYNAEHGITPRSIIKSMAEVKLSTHVADARTDRDRPVKKREGATVDLHDPAARATAIQALERQMRQAAANLEFELAAMLRDQLNDLRAVQAGNVARPSPGAPARSRSSRRARA; from the coding sequence ATGCCTCGTTTCGAAGTCCAAGCGCCGTTTGCCCCGGCCGGCGATCAGCCGCAAGCCATCGCGGCCCTGACCGCCGGCCTGATGGCCGGTCAAAAATATCAAACCCTGCTCGGCGTTACCGGGTCGGGCAAGACGATGACCCTCGCCCACGTGCTGGCCAATTACGGCAAACCGACATTGGTGTTGTCGCATAACAAGACCCTGGCCGCCCAACTCTACGGCGAGCTCAAGCAGTTCATGCCGAACAACGCCGTCGAGTATTTCGTCTCCTACTACGACTACTATCAGCCCGAGGCGTATGTCCCCTCCACCGACATGTACATCGAAAAGGACGCCTCGATCAATGAAGACATCGAGTCGCTCCGGCTTCGGGCCACCTCGAGTTTGATGGAGCGGGACGATGTCGTCATCGTCGCCACGGTCAGCGCCATTTATGGCCTCGGCGATCCGGCAACCTACCGGCGGATGATGCTGACCCTGAAGCAGGGCGAGGAAAAAGGGCGCGACGGGATCCTGGCCGACTTGGTCGCCATCCAGTACCATCGGAACGACGTGTCGTTCGAGCCGGGCACCTTTCGGGTCCGTGGCGACACGGTCGAGATCTACCCGGCGTACGATGAGCAAGCGGTCCGGGTCGAGTTGTGGGGCGACACCATCGAGCGGATTTCCAAGATCGATCCGCTCACCGGGCGGACGATCGCCCAACTCGAGACCAGCGCGATTTGGCCGGCCACCCAGTATGTCACGGAACGGCCGAATGTCGAACGGGCGGTCAAGCTGATCCGGGCCGAGTTGGCCGAGCGGCTGGCGGAGTTTCGGGCTGCCGGCAAGCTCTTGGAGGCCCAGCGGCTCGAGTCGAGAACCAACTTCGACATCGACATGTTTCTCGAGATCGGCACCTGTCCTGGCATCGAGAACTACTCCCGGCCGCTGAGCGACCGGCGTCCCGGCGAGCGGCCGGCGTGCCTGCTCGACTATTTCCCGGCCGACTACTTGGTCGTCGTCGATGAGTCTCATGCCACCATCCCCCAGATCGGGGGCATGTTCAATGGCGACCAAGCCCGTAAGAAGACCCTCGTCGAATACGGGTTTCGGCTGCCGAGTGCCCTCGACAACCGGCCCCAGACGTTTGAAGAGTTCCAGTCCCTGGTCCCGCAACTGATCATGGTGTCCGCCACCCCGGGCGACTTCGAACTCGGGATCTCGGCCGGGCATGTGGTCGAGCAGATCATCCGCCCGACGTATCTGGTCGACCCGCTGGTGGAAGTCCGCCCGGTGAAGGGGCAGGTGGACGATCTGCTCGAGGAAATCCGCAAGCGGGTCAAGGTGAGCGAGCGGGTGCTCGTCACGACGTTGACCAAGCGAATGTCGGAGGACCTGACGGATTACCTTCAGCAGGTTGGAGTCCGGGTTCGCTACCTCCACTCCGATATCGATACCATCGAGCGGATCGAGATTCTCCGGGGTTTGCGCCTTGGCGACTTCGATGTGCTCGTGGGGATCAACTTGCTTCGGGAGGGACTCGACCTTCCCGAGGTGTCGCTCGTCGCGATCCTCGATGCGGACCACGAAGGGTTTCTCCGGAGTGACCGGTCGTTGATCCAGACGGTGGGGCGGGCGGCCCGGAACCTCAGCGGGCTCGGCATTTTCTACGCCGACCGGATGACCGGATCGATGCAGCGCGCCCTCGACGAGATGGACCGGCGCCGAAAGCGTCAGCTCGAATACAATGCCGAGCACGGGATTACTCCTCGCTCCATCATCAAGTCGATGGCGGAGGTCAAGCTGTCGACCCACGTCGCCGATGCGCGAACGGACCGCGACCGGCCGGTCAAGAAGAGGGAAGGCGCCACGGTCGATCTCCACGATCCGGCGGCCCGCGCCACCGCAATCCAGGCTTTGGAGCGGCAGATGCGCCAAGCGGCGGCCAACCTCGAGTTCGAACTGGCCGCGATGCTTCGGGACCAGCTCAACGACCTGCGCGCCGTCCAGGCCGGCAACGTGGCCCGTCCCTCGCCCGGGGCGCCGGCCCGATCCCGGTCCTCGCGACGAGCGAGAGCCTAA
- a CDS encoding EVE domain-containing protein, with the protein MANRWLLKTEPSTYAYDDLERDRKGVWDGVANPVALKHLRTMAVGDECFVYHTGDQKRIVGIARVTRAAYPDPQQADPKLVVIDLVPVRRVARPVSLGEIKASDQFAGADLVRLPRLSVMPFSEAQWDAVLTWKE; encoded by the coding sequence GTGGCCAATCGCTGGTTACTGAAGACCGAACCGTCCACCTACGCCTATGACGATCTCGAGCGCGACCGCAAGGGCGTCTGGGACGGCGTCGCCAACCCAGTCGCGCTCAAACATCTCCGAACGATGGCCGTCGGCGACGAGTGCTTCGTCTACCACACCGGCGATCAGAAACGCATCGTCGGCATCGCCCGAGTCACCCGGGCCGCGTACCCCGACCCTCAACAGGCCGATCCCAAGCTGGTGGTCATTGACCTCGTGCCAGTCCGGCGGGTCGCGCGGCCCGTCTCGCTCGGGGAGATCAAGGCCTCCGACCAATTCGCCGGCGCCGACCTGGTGCGGCTGCCCCGCCTCTCGGTGATGCCTTTCTCCGAGGCCCAGTGGGATGCCGTGCTCACCTGGAAGGAGTGA
- a CDS encoding bifunctional (p)ppGpp synthetase/guanosine-3',5'-bis(diphosphate) 3'-pyrophosphohydrolase, whose product MTGTALDPVPEFRGLLAKHAERLDLSLIDRALAFSASAHRGQKRMSGEDFVSHSIAVATILVDQFLDSTSIAAALLHDVVEDSELGVEDIAAEFGPEVAELVDGLTKISHLTFRSRAEEQVENYRKLLLSIAKDARVIIIKLADRLHNMRTLEHLSPERQARIATETGEIYAPLAHRFGMAKVKAELEDLSFKFLEPEEYSGLARQVASKRAEREEMIEALRRPLESELAKAGIAHAEVTGRPKHLWSIYQKMRKRALPFDQVYDMMALRIVVADVPSCYHVLGILHHSWTPVQDRIKDYIASPKSNGYQSLHTTIFGPGSQLYEVQIRTPDMHRTAEFGIAAHWLYKSDRTERDEFDQHFEWFRELLELQQDTHSQEEFLEFLKLDLYQDEIFVFTPQGDVKQLPKGATAIDFAFFVHTEVGLRCQGAKINGRIAPLHREIKNGDTVEILTSPTAKPSRDWLNHVRTGRARQRIKQWVRHEEETVSIGLGRDILAREVKRRRLDPPAAAALDRAAKALGLTEGRALEVSIGRGDLAIGQLMKALYPDLTDEDLREPKPTVFGRMLNRIRLGRGIKIQGVDGLLVRYAQCCQPVPGDTVVGYVTQGRGISIHRADCPNLLTLQEGDRRVEIDWQEQAGESFAVRLLWNADDRRGLYADILQAVSQTGTNIRRADLHTKDGSAFGTIFVEVDNLTHLAKVLKAVRRIKGVVSVDRREIQAG is encoded by the coding sequence GTGACAGGTACCGCGCTCGACCCGGTTCCGGAATTCCGCGGCCTGCTCGCCAAGCACGCCGAACGGCTCGATCTTTCACTGATCGACCGGGCGCTCGCGTTCAGCGCGTCGGCCCACCGGGGTCAGAAGCGGATGTCGGGCGAGGACTTCGTCTCGCACAGCATCGCGGTGGCCACCATTCTCGTCGACCAGTTCCTGGATTCGACGTCGATCGCGGCGGCGCTGCTCCACGATGTCGTTGAAGACTCCGAACTTGGCGTCGAGGATATCGCCGCGGAATTTGGACCGGAGGTTGCCGAACTGGTCGACGGCCTGACCAAGATTTCGCACCTGACGTTCCGGAGCCGGGCGGAGGAACAGGTCGAGAATTACCGGAAGCTGCTGCTGTCGATCGCCAAGGACGCCCGCGTCATCATCATCAAACTGGCCGACCGGCTCCATAACATGCGGACGCTGGAGCATCTGTCACCTGAACGCCAGGCGCGGATCGCCACCGAAACCGGCGAGATCTACGCGCCGCTGGCCCACCGATTCGGCATGGCCAAGGTCAAGGCCGAACTCGAGGACCTGTCCTTCAAGTTTCTCGAGCCGGAAGAGTACAGCGGGCTCGCGCGCCAAGTGGCCTCAAAGCGGGCTGAGCGCGAGGAGATGATCGAAGCGCTCCGGCGGCCCCTCGAAAGCGAACTCGCCAAGGCCGGGATCGCGCACGCCGAGGTGACCGGGCGGCCCAAGCATCTCTGGTCGATTTACCAGAAGATGCGGAAACGGGCCCTCCCGTTCGATCAGGTCTACGACATGATGGCGCTCCGGATCGTCGTCGCGGATGTGCCGTCGTGTTATCACGTCCTCGGCATTTTGCACCACAGCTGGACCCCGGTCCAGGACCGGATCAAGGACTACATCGCGAGTCCCAAGTCCAACGGGTACCAGTCGCTCCACACCACGATCTTCGGGCCGGGCAGTCAACTCTACGAAGTCCAAATCCGAACCCCGGACATGCATCGGACTGCGGAGTTCGGGATCGCGGCTCACTGGCTCTACAAGTCCGATCGGACCGAACGCGACGAGTTCGACCAGCACTTCGAGTGGTTCCGCGAATTGCTCGAGCTGCAGCAGGACACCCATAGCCAGGAAGAGTTCCTCGAGTTTCTCAAACTCGATTTGTACCAGGACGAGATCTTCGTGTTTACGCCCCAGGGCGACGTCAAACAGCTGCCGAAGGGCGCCACCGCGATCGATTTCGCGTTCTTCGTGCACACCGAGGTCGGGCTCCGATGCCAGGGCGCCAAGATCAACGGCCGGATCGCCCCGTTGCACCGCGAGATCAAAAACGGCGACACCGTGGAAATTCTCACCTCGCCGACGGCCAAGCCCAGCCGGGACTGGCTCAACCATGTCCGGACCGGCCGGGCTCGGCAGCGCATCAAGCAGTGGGTCCGCCACGAGGAAGAGACCGTCAGCATCGGCTTGGGCCGCGATATTCTGGCCCGGGAGGTCAAGCGCCGCCGACTCGACCCCCCAGCCGCCGCCGCACTGGACCGGGCAGCCAAAGCGCTCGGGTTGACCGAGGGCCGGGCCCTCGAAGTGTCGATCGGACGAGGTGACCTCGCCATTGGCCAGCTGATGAAGGCCCTCTACCCGGACCTCACCGACGAAGACCTCCGGGAACCGAAGCCAACCGTGTTCGGCCGGATGCTCAACCGGATCCGGCTTGGGAGGGGCATCAAGATCCAGGGCGTCGACGGCCTGCTGGTCCGGTACGCCCAATGCTGCCAGCCGGTACCCGGCGACACCGTGGTCGGGTACGTGACCCAGGGGCGGGGTATCTCGATTCACCGGGCCGATTGTCCCAACCTGCTCACCCTTCAGGAAGGCGATCGCCGGGTCGAGATCGATTGGCAGGAGCAGGCCGGCGAGTCGTTTGCCGTGCGGTTACTCTGGAACGCGGATGACCGTCGAGGTCTCTACGCCGATATCCTCCAAGCGGTCAGCCAAACCGGCACCAACATTCGGCGCGCCGACCTCCATACCAAAGACGGTTCGGCGTTCGGAACCATCTTCGTCGAGGTCGATAATCTGACCCATCTGGCCAAGGTGCTCAAAGCCGTACGCCGGATCAAAGGCGTCGTCTCGGTTGATCGGCGCGAAATCCAAGCAGGCTGA
- the radC gene encoding DNA repair protein RadC: MTTHPGFAPADDQPRERLARHGPGALTTVELLAILLATGRPGHPAVEVAQAVYRSAGGSLRRLAGLPLGQLRGVGGVGGAKAGRLVAALELGRRLAREERPPRARIRTPEDVVRIIGDRIRDLEVEEFHVLVMSVQREVVRSVLISRGVLTGSMVHPREVFRPAIVEAAAGIIVVHNHPSGDPTPSPEDRVVTGQLVAAGSVLGIPVLDHVIVAGDRWISFATQGLL, translated from the coding sequence ATGACCACTCATCCAGGATTTGCCCCGGCCGATGACCAGCCTCGAGAGCGATTGGCTCGGCACGGTCCGGGCGCATTGACGACAGTGGAGTTGCTCGCCATTCTGTTAGCAACCGGTCGGCCGGGTCATCCGGCGGTTGAGGTGGCCCAGGCGGTGTATCGCTCGGCGGGGGGGTCGCTCCGCCGGCTGGCGGGGCTTCCCCTCGGGCAGCTGCGGGGGGTGGGCGGGGTCGGAGGCGCCAAGGCCGGGCGCCTGGTGGCGGCGCTCGAACTGGGCCGGAGGTTGGCTCGGGAAGAGCGGCCGCCCCGGGCCCGGATCCGGACCCCGGAGGACGTGGTCCGGATCATCGGCGACCGGATCCGGGATCTCGAGGTCGAAGAGTTTCACGTGCTGGTGATGTCGGTTCAGCGGGAGGTGGTCCGGTCCGTCCTGATTTCCCGAGGGGTCTTGACCGGTTCCATGGTGCACCCCCGGGAGGTGTTTCGGCCGGCCATTGTGGAGGCCGCGGCCGGTATCATCGTGGTGCACAATCATCCGAGCGGCGACCCGACGCCGTCCCCGGAAGACCGGGTGGTCACCGGGCAGCTGGTGGCGGCCGGTTCGGTGTTAGGGATTCCGGTGCTCGATCACGTGATCGTGGCCGGCGACCGGTGGATCAGTTTCGCGACCCAAGGATTGCTGTGA